One part of the Microvirga sp. TS319 genome encodes these proteins:
- a CDS encoding nucleotide sugar dehydrogenase: MPAERTTLDATRDPDVTGLVERFRGRQATLGIIGLGYVGLPLALTAVRAGFRVLGFDIDAATVARLNRGESTIRHIPAETVAAAVAAQALAASADFHRLDEPDALLICVPTPLTKHREPDLSYVVQTARAIAARLRQGQLVVLESTSYPGTTTEVLKPILESAGLQSGRDFFLAFSPEREDPGNPDFATAAIPKVVGGDGTAARALTEALYGALVVATVPVSSPAAAEAVKLTENIFRAVNIALVNELKVVYAAMGIDIWEVIEAAKTKPFGFMPFYPGPGLGGHCIPVDPFYLTWKAREYDITTRFIELAGQVNAHMPYYVVERLAEAVDRSGRPLTGARILVLGVAYKKNVDDLRESPALKLIELIESRGAEVAYHDPHIPQLPRTRKHGELAGLRSIALTPGAVSAHDAVLIATDHDGVDYHLVADHARLVIDTRNVFAKAGIVNDRVVKV, translated from the coding sequence ATGCCGGCTGAGCGGACCACTCTCGATGCGACGCGCGACCCCGATGTGACGGGTCTGGTGGAGCGGTTTCGTGGCCGGCAGGCAACGCTCGGGATCATCGGGCTGGGCTATGTCGGCCTGCCGCTCGCGCTCACCGCCGTACGCGCTGGCTTCCGGGTTCTGGGCTTCGACATCGATGCCGCCACTGTTGCCCGCCTCAACCGCGGCGAGAGCACCATCCGCCATATTCCGGCCGAGACGGTCGCCGCTGCCGTCGCCGCCCAGGCGCTCGCCGCCTCGGCCGATTTCCACCGCCTCGACGAGCCCGACGCTCTGCTCATCTGCGTGCCGACCCCGCTCACGAAGCATCGCGAGCCCGACCTGTCCTATGTCGTGCAAACCGCCCGCGCGATCGCCGCACGGCTGCGCCAGGGCCAGCTGGTGGTGCTCGAATCGACTTCCTATCCCGGCACCACCACCGAGGTGCTCAAGCCGATCCTGGAGAGCGCCGGCCTGCAAAGCGGGCGCGACTTCTTTCTCGCCTTCTCGCCCGAGCGCGAGGATCCCGGCAATCCCGACTTTGCCACCGCGGCGATCCCCAAGGTGGTGGGCGGCGACGGCACGGCCGCGCGGGCGCTGACCGAAGCGCTCTACGGCGCGCTCGTGGTCGCGACCGTGCCGGTGTCCTCGCCCGCCGCCGCCGAGGCGGTCAAGCTGACCGAGAACATCTTCCGGGCCGTCAACATCGCGCTCGTGAACGAGCTCAAGGTGGTCTACGCCGCGATGGGCATCGACATCTGGGAGGTGATCGAGGCGGCCAAGACCAAGCCGTTCGGGTTCATGCCGTTTTATCCCGGGCCGGGCTTGGGCGGGCACTGCATTCCGGTGGATCCGTTCTACCTGACCTGGAAGGCGCGCGAATACGACATCACCACGCGCTTCATCGAGCTGGCCGGGCAGGTCAACGCGCACATGCCCTATTACGTGGTCGAGCGGCTGGCGGAGGCGGTGGACCGAAGCGGGCGGCCGCTCACCGGGGCGCGCATTCTGGTGCTCGGGGTGGCGTACAAGAAGAACGTCGACGATCTGCGCGAAAGCCCGGCCCTGAAGCTGATCGAGCTGATCGAGTCGCGCGGGGCCGAGGTCGCCTACCATGATCCTCACATTCCCCAGCTCCCCCGAACCCGCAAACATGGTGAACTCGCAGGGCTGCGCTCCATCGCCCTGACACCGGGAGCCGTCAGCGCCCATGACGCCGTGCTGATCGCCACCGACCACGACGGCGTGGATTACCATCTGGTAGCCGACCATGCCCGTCTCGTCATCGATACGCGCAATGTCTTCGCAAAGGCCGGCATCGTGAACGATCGCGTCGTCAAGGTCTGA
- a CDS encoding biotin transporter BioY codes for MTTRSLVRIALFAAIIAALGLLPKFDLPFAGGVPITAQTLGVMLAGVLLGPRQAAAAVLLVIFVVALGAPLLAGGRGGLGVFVGPTVGFLLGWLPGAYVTGLIFRSLPRTLPVGLTAAVAAFLGGVVVIYAFGIAGLSLISGMPLTQAAVASLVFLPGDIVKAVATGVVTAATPANIRIGRAVSSA; via the coding sequence ATGACCACCCGCAGCCTCGTTCGCATCGCCTTGTTCGCCGCCATTATCGCGGCTCTCGGCCTGTTGCCGAAATTCGACCTCCCCTTCGCGGGCGGCGTCCCCATCACGGCGCAGACGCTCGGCGTCATGCTGGCAGGCGTTCTCCTGGGGCCCCGGCAGGCGGCGGCGGCCGTTCTGCTCGTCATCTTCGTGGTCGCTCTCGGAGCCCCTCTTCTTGCGGGCGGCCGGGGAGGCCTGGGCGTTTTCGTCGGCCCGACGGTCGGCTTTCTTCTCGGATGGCTTCCGGGCGCCTATGTCACCGGCCTGATCTTCCGGTCGCTTCCCCGGACCCTCCCGGTCGGCCTGACGGCCGCCGTGGCGGCCTTCCTCGGCGGCGTGGTCGTGATCTACGCCTTCGGAATCGCGGGCCTGTCGCTGATCTCGGGAATGCCCCTGACGCAAGCGGCCGTCGCGAGCCTCGTCTTCCTTCCGGGCGATATCGTCAAAGCCGTCGCGACGGGCGTCGTCACGGCCGCAACGCCGGCGAACATCCGCATCGGCCGAGCCGTCTCGTCCGCGTGA
- a CDS encoding energy-coupling factor transporter transmembrane protein EcfT, whose amino-acid sequence MISTYVSRAGWLHRLPAGLKLIAIAVLSLVVLPVSDWRWLALGCAALLLVYASLGRDIFRRLALLKPLLPFLIVIALIQAWMETWSSAAASVLRILLMVAAANLVTLTTTMQDLMAAVAPAFKPLAYVGVNPRAPALAIALLLRFVPVLLEAWSRREEAWRARTGRPVSIRLLAPFVGETMRMADQIAEALEARGFDPSTSSDGKPGKHL is encoded by the coding sequence GTGATCTCCACCTATGTCTCCCGCGCCGGATGGCTGCATCGCTTGCCCGCAGGCCTCAAGCTCATTGCGATCGCGGTTTTGAGCCTCGTAGTTCTGCCCGTGTCCGATTGGCGCTGGCTCGCCCTCGGCTGCGCAGCCCTGCTGCTGGTCTATGCAAGCCTCGGGCGGGACATCTTTCGCCGGCTCGCCCTGCTCAAGCCGCTGCTGCCGTTTCTGATCGTGATCGCGCTGATCCAGGCCTGGATGGAGACGTGGTCGAGCGCCGCCGCGTCCGTTCTGCGCATCCTCCTCATGGTCGCAGCGGCCAACCTCGTCACGCTCACCACGACGATGCAGGACCTGATGGCGGCGGTTGCGCCGGCGTTCAAGCCTCTGGCATATGTGGGCGTCAATCCCCGGGCCCCTGCCCTGGCCATCGCCCTTCTCCTGCGGTTCGTTCCGGTCCTGCTGGAAGCATGGAGCCGGCGGGAGGAAGCCTGGCGCGCAAGGACGGGCCGTCCGGTCTCCATTCGGTTGCTCGCACCGTTCGTCGGAGAAACCATGCGCATGGCCGACCAGATCGCCGAAGCCCTCGAGGCCCGAGGCTTCGACCCATCCACGTCCTCGGACGGGAAACCAGGAAAGCACCTATGA
- a CDS encoding energy-coupling factor ABC transporter ATP-binding protein produces MIVSPHVILDQVSFAYGERVVISDLSLALKERRVGLIGSNGSGKSSLLRLIHGLAQPVKGAVTTLGLSTKSDRKKIPSRVGFLFQDPDRQIIFPTVGEEIAFGFEEQGHTRREARNEALSWLSRYGRSDWLERGVQELSEGQRQLVCLISVIALEPGLILLDEPFASLDLRTRLAFADQLEALPQPLVMASHDFDFLTRFDRIIWLEGGRIQADGPPETVLSAYEAAARARPEVMP; encoded by the coding sequence GTGATCGTGTCCCCTCATGTCATTCTCGACCAGGTGAGCTTCGCTTACGGCGAGCGGGTCGTCATCTCCGATCTGTCCCTTGCGCTGAAGGAGCGGCGGGTGGGCCTGATCGGCTCGAACGGCTCGGGAAAGAGCTCGCTGCTGCGGCTGATCCACGGATTGGCGCAGCCCGTGAAGGGGGCCGTGACCACATTGGGCCTCAGCACGAAATCCGACCGGAAAAAGATCCCGTCCCGGGTCGGCTTCCTGTTTCAGGACCCCGACCGGCAGATCATTTTCCCGACCGTCGGCGAGGAAATCGCGTTCGGATTCGAGGAGCAGGGACACACGCGCCGGGAAGCGCGGAACGAGGCGCTCTCCTGGCTGTCCCGCTACGGGAGAAGCGACTGGCTGGAACGGGGCGTTCAGGAATTATCGGAGGGGCAGAGGCAGCTCGTCTGCCTGATCTCCGTCATCGCCCTCGAGCCCGGCCTGATCCTGCTCGACGAGCCGTTCGCGAGCCTGGACCTGCGCACGCGCCTCGCCTTCGCGGATCAGCTGGAGGCCTTGCCTCAGCCTCTGGTCATGGCAAGCCACGATTTCGACTTCCTGACGCGGTTTGACCGCATCATCTGGCTCGAGGGCGGCCGCATCCAGGCTGATGGCCCCCCGGAAACCGTTCTGAGCGCCTATGAGGCGGCTGCGCGCGCGCGGCCGGAGGTCATGCCGTGA
- a CDS encoding TAXI family TRAP transporter solute-binding subunit, whose translation MKLTRRDLAKLGLGVGAAAALGRNAFAQAPAFFRIGTGGTAGTYYPIGGLIANAVSNPPQLVLTAQASNGSVANINSIMSGALESGFTQADVAAWAYAGTGLFDGKGKMEDLRLIATLYPESIHLVAAKSANIKSVSDLKGKRVSLDEPGSGTLVDARIIMGGWGVKESDVKADFLKPNQAAERMRDGGLDAFFFVGGYPTSAITELAATGGGIDIVPLAGPEADAIRKQYSFFAADEIPAGTYKDVGAAKTLAVGAQWVTSAKVPDAVVYEITKSLWSDKTRAALDAGHAKGKMIRKENAVAGAGLPLHAGAERFYKEAGLIKG comes from the coding sequence ATGAAACTGACCCGTCGCGATCTGGCCAAGCTCGGTCTTGGCGTCGGCGCCGCTGCCGCTCTGGGCCGCAACGCCTTTGCGCAGGCCCCCGCCTTCTTCCGGATTGGCACCGGCGGCACCGCAGGCACCTATTACCCCATCGGTGGCCTGATCGCGAATGCCGTTTCGAACCCGCCGCAGCTCGTCCTGACGGCTCAGGCCTCGAACGGATCCGTGGCCAACATCAATTCCATCATGTCGGGCGCTCTCGAATCCGGCTTCACCCAGGCCGACGTCGCCGCCTGGGCCTATGCGGGCACCGGCCTGTTCGACGGCAAGGGGAAGATGGAGGATCTGCGCCTCATCGCCACCCTCTACCCCGAGAGCATTCACCTGGTCGCCGCCAAATCCGCCAACATCAAGTCCGTGTCCGACCTGAAGGGCAAGCGCGTGTCGCTCGACGAGCCGGGCTCGGGAACCCTGGTCGATGCACGCATCATCATGGGTGGCTGGGGCGTCAAGGAAAGCGACGTGAAGGCGGACTTCCTGAAGCCGAACCAGGCTGCCGAACGCATGCGCGACGGGGGCCTCGACGCCTTCTTCTTCGTCGGCGGCTATCCGACCAGCGCGATCACGGAACTCGCGGCGACGGGCGGGGGCATCGACATCGTGCCCCTGGCGGGCCCCGAAGCGGACGCCATCCGCAAGCAATACAGCTTCTTCGCCGCCGACGAGATCCCGGCCGGCACCTACAAGGATGTCGGCGCCGCGAAGACGCTCGCCGTCGGCGCGCAATGGGTCACCTCGGCTAAGGTGCCGGATGCGGTCGTCTACGAGATCACGAAGAGCCTCTGGAGCGACAAGACCCGCGCGGCCCTCGATGCGGGACACGCCAAGGGCAAGATGATCCGCAAGGAGAACGCCGTGGCCGGCGCTGGTCTCCCCCTTCATGCCGGTGCGGAGCGCTTCTACAAGGAAGCCGGCCTCATCAAGGGCTGA
- a CDS encoding TRAP transporter permease translates to MSAPDTSALIENRSLEEKFDPEMRFRPLLPGTAWLVAGLLLTLSMFHYYTAGFGLLREATHRGIHMAFVLGLIFLVFSAFKSNQDRIVPSSLWRPGGISLVDWGFAVAVAIASLYVPWIFNELAFRVGNPSTTDVVMGTILIVLLLEATRRSVGWPLPVIGIGMMLYAYFGPSMPGILQHPGASWSNIVNHLYLTSQGIYGIALGVVATYVFHYVLFGVLATRVGLGKLFIDLATCLAGRYAGGPAKVSIFGSALFGMISGSSIANTVTVGSLTIPAMIRVGYKRHFAAAVESAASTGGQITPPIMGAAAFLMVEFLNVSYQTVILAALVPACMHFFGVFMQVHLEAKRAGLRGLPAEELPNAAKVIREGWQTIMPLAVLLMVLFSGFTPYLAAFWGITACIVVGVSRIPAVTLGFLAAVAVGIAAGLLTQIAFVLPLLLLVVALLIYAYVTSDAGKAKVIDLVDAFVVGAKYAIGVGAAAATVGIIVGIVTLTGVGFKISFIVTSFAAQMAQTMSEILPVWFMDVKSMTLFFTLLMTAVVCILLGCGVPTTANYIIMVTVAAPALGLLGVVPIVAHFFVFYYGVLADITPPVALAAYAGASMAGADPFKTGNTAFRLGLGKALVPFVFVYGPAMLLVTPDFTWASFFLVTAGAMAGILCLSAAFAGYALTEMRAWERWLIGIAALPIIAPDLRTTLVGLAIASPVVASQILKVRAQTVSAPA, encoded by the coding sequence ATGTCCGCACCAGACACGTCCGCCCTGATCGAGAACCGCAGCCTCGAGGAAAAATTCGATCCCGAGATGCGCTTCCGTCCCCTTCTGCCGGGAACGGCCTGGCTCGTGGCGGGGCTCCTGCTCACGCTCTCGATGTTCCATTACTACACGGCGGGATTCGGCCTGCTGCGCGAGGCCACCCATCGCGGCATTCACATGGCCTTCGTGCTGGGCCTCATCTTCCTCGTGTTCTCCGCCTTCAAGTCCAATCAGGACCGGATCGTCCCGTCGAGCCTGTGGCGGCCGGGCGGCATCTCCCTCGTCGACTGGGGATTTGCCGTCGCGGTTGCGATCGCGAGCCTTTACGTTCCGTGGATTTTCAACGAGCTCGCCTTCCGGGTCGGCAACCCTTCCACGACGGATGTCGTCATGGGAACGATCCTGATCGTGCTCCTGCTCGAAGCGACGCGCCGATCGGTCGGCTGGCCGCTCCCCGTCATCGGCATCGGCATGATGCTCTATGCCTATTTCGGGCCGTCCATGCCCGGCATCCTGCAGCATCCCGGGGCGTCCTGGTCGAACATCGTCAACCACCTCTACCTCACGAGCCAGGGCATCTATGGCATCGCGCTTGGCGTGGTGGCGACCTATGTCTTCCATTACGTGCTCTTCGGCGTGCTGGCGACGCGCGTCGGGCTCGGCAAGCTCTTCATCGATCTCGCGACCTGTCTCGCGGGCCGCTATGCGGGTGGGCCCGCGAAGGTGTCGATCTTCGGATCGGCCCTGTTCGGCATGATCTCGGGTTCGTCCATCGCCAACACGGTGACGGTCGGCTCCCTGACGATTCCCGCCATGATCCGCGTCGGCTACAAGCGCCATTTCGCGGCGGCGGTCGAATCCGCGGCGTCGACGGGCGGGCAGATCACGCCGCCGATCATGGGCGCGGCCGCGTTCCTCATGGTCGAGTTCCTGAACGTCTCGTATCAGACAGTCATTCTCGCGGCGCTGGTTCCCGCCTGCATGCACTTCTTCGGCGTCTTCATGCAGGTGCATCTGGAGGCGAAGCGCGCGGGCCTGCGCGGGCTGCCGGCCGAGGAGCTTCCGAACGCCGCCAAGGTGATCCGCGAAGGCTGGCAGACGATCATGCCGCTCGCCGTTCTTCTGATGGTGCTGTTCTCGGGCTTCACGCCCTATCTCGCGGCGTTCTGGGGCATCACCGCCTGCATCGTGGTCGGGGTGAGCCGCATTCCCGCCGTGACGCTGGGCTTCCTCGCGGCCGTCGCCGTCGGCATCGCTGCCGGGCTCCTGACCCAGATCGCCTTCGTCCTGCCGCTGCTGCTCCTGGTCGTGGCGCTCCTGATCTACGCCTATGTCACAAGCGACGCCGGCAAGGCAAAGGTGATCGATCTCGTCGACGCCTTCGTGGTCGGCGCCAAATACGCCATCGGCGTGGGCGCCGCGGCGGCCACGGTCGGCATCATCGTGGGCATCGTGACGCTCACCGGCGTGGGCTTCAAGATCTCCTTCATCGTGACGTCGTTCGCCGCCCAGATGGCCCAGACCATGAGCGAGATCCTGCCCGTGTGGTTCATGGACGTGAAGAGCATGACCCTGTTCTTCACGCTGCTGATGACGGCGGTCGTCTGCATCCTTCTCGGCTGCGGCGTTCCGACCACGGCGAACTACATCATCATGGTGACCGTGGCGGCTCCCGCTCTCGGCCTGCTCGGGGTGGTTCCGATCGTGGCGCATTTCTTCGTGTTCTATTACGGAGTGCTCGCCGACATCACGCCGCCCGTGGCGCTGGCGGCCTATGCGGGCGCGAGCATGGCGGGGGCCGATCCGTTCAAGACCGGCAACACCGCGTTCCGCCTCGGCCTCGGCAAGGCGCTGGTGCCCTTCGTCTTCGTGTACGGCCCGGCCATGCTGCTGGTGACGCCGGACTTCACCTGGGCGAGCTTCTTCCTGGTGACCGCAGGCGCCATGGCCGGCATCCTGTGCCTGTCGGCGGCGTTCGCCGGCTACGCACTGACGGAGATGCGGGCCTGGGAGCGCTGGCTTATCGGCATCGCGGCCCTGCCGATCATCGCGCCCGATCTGCGCACCACCCTGGTCGGCCTCGCGATCGCCTCCCCGGTCGTTGCGTCCCAGATTCTGAAGGTGCGCGCGCAGACGGTTTCCGCTCCGGCCTGA
- a CDS encoding single-stranded DNA-binding protein, with amino-acid sequence MAGSVNKVILVGNLGRDPEVRRLSNGEPVVNLRIATSETWKDKATGERKEKTEWHSVVIFNENLGRVAEQYLKKGSKVYIEGQLQTRKWTDQSGQEKYTTEVVLQRFRGEMTILDGRSGGGASSEYGDEEPGQISRGGDFGRSSPMERRPEPAGASSRRSDFDDDIPF; translated from the coding sequence ATGGCAGGCAGCGTGAACAAGGTGATATTGGTGGGCAATCTGGGGCGCGACCCGGAGGTGCGCCGGCTGAGCAACGGCGAGCCGGTGGTGAACCTGCGCATTGCCACCTCGGAGACCTGGAAGGACAAGGCCACGGGCGAGCGCAAGGAAAAGACCGAGTGGCACTCGGTGGTGATCTTCAACGAGAACCTGGGCCGGGTGGCCGAGCAATATCTCAAGAAGGGCTCGAAGGTTTACATCGAAGGCCAGCTCCAGACCCGCAAATGGACCGACCAGTCGGGCCAGGAGAAGTACACCACCGAGGTGGTGCTGCAGCGCTTCCGCGGCGAGATGACGATCCTGGACGGGCGCTCGGGCGGCGGCGCGTCGTCGGAATACGGCGACGAGGAGCCGGGCCAGATCAGCCGCGGTGGCGATTTCGGCCGTTCCTCTCCCATGGAACGCCGGCCCGAACCGGCAGGCGCGAGCTCCCGCCGCAGCGATTTCGACGACGACATTCCGTTCTGA
- a CDS encoding AAA family ATPase — MERSADHDLSRAESSLARLEGRRDAIALRLAELTREIELAKGRLAVKDEVEAFIEAVHGNASRRNLAAFETLLTALVQEVLPGEKPVALELSTERGLASLDICVRRPDGTLEDVLEDNGGALTNVVGMALRLIAVVKADVARFLALDEADCWIAPDRVSSFYKVLEDGAARLGVQCFAVSHHDLSQFSGTFHIARIAGEPVGGVSVQSADCSAAWNDGQPGLRFIRLVNVQAYQDATLSLSPGVNALIGPNNRGKSTFIRALRAVFYGEARDSLVRAGAKSAIVEIGVVGRRLLRFTRQPRRSPVNVWSLHEADGSVVEEKGMRYETGGRNVPDWVGDLMRITKVEDLDVHVAHQKFPVFLLGESASRRSAVLSIGQEASYIRDMLMIHRERCTRDNAVVRNGERELVALRERFESLEEIGALKTRLSTLRGKAQEIASASEALRTRQDHAARLTGLVRQLDAARARLSATDALPQAERAAELARRVGQARERERIGRRVLELGRELSSGRQRLHALRSLPDAAPVLEDPSGAQAMAKRIADLRSAALIAKSRVAQIDEGLTSVQAEMARFVAETGGLCPTCGSPVSAENLLDHHAHSSHSSPSERLIA; from the coding sequence ATGGAGCGTTCCGCCGATCACGATCTGAGCCGCGCCGAGTCGTCCCTCGCGCGGCTGGAAGGCCGGCGCGATGCGATCGCGCTGCGCCTTGCGGAGCTGACGCGCGAGATTGAGCTCGCCAAGGGGCGCCTTGCGGTCAAGGACGAGGTGGAAGCCTTCATCGAGGCGGTGCACGGCAATGCCAGCCGCCGCAATCTCGCAGCCTTCGAGACCCTGCTCACGGCTCTCGTGCAGGAGGTGCTGCCGGGCGAGAAGCCCGTAGCGCTGGAGCTGTCGACGGAGCGGGGTCTCGCGTCCCTCGACATCTGCGTCCGCCGCCCGGACGGGACGCTCGAGGATGTGCTCGAGGACAATGGCGGCGCGCTCACCAATGTCGTCGGCATGGCGCTGCGGCTCATTGCCGTGGTGAAGGCCGATGTGGCGCGATTCCTCGCGCTCGACGAGGCCGATTGCTGGATCGCGCCCGACCGCGTGTCCTCGTTCTACAAGGTTCTGGAGGACGGCGCGGCGCGTCTCGGCGTGCAGTGTTTCGCCGTGTCCCATCACGATCTGTCGCAGTTCTCCGGCACGTTTCATATCGCCCGCATCGCCGGAGAGCCGGTCGGCGGCGTGAGCGTGCAGTCGGCGGATTGCAGCGCGGCCTGGAACGATGGGCAGCCGGGCCTGCGCTTCATCCGCCTCGTCAATGTCCAGGCTTATCAGGATGCGACGCTTTCCTTGAGCCCTGGCGTGAACGCGCTGATCGGTCCGAACAACCGCGGCAAGTCCACCTTCATCCGCGCGTTGCGCGCCGTGTTCTACGGAGAAGCGCGCGACAGCCTCGTGCGTGCGGGCGCGAAATCCGCCATCGTCGAGATCGGCGTCGTGGGCAGGCGTCTGTTGCGCTTCACCCGTCAGCCGCGCCGTTCTCCGGTGAACGTCTGGTCCCTCCACGAGGCCGATGGATCGGTCGTGGAGGAGAAGGGCATGCGCTACGAGACCGGCGGGCGCAACGTGCCGGACTGGGTGGGCGATCTGATGCGCATCACCAAAGTGGAGGATCTCGACGTCCATGTCGCGCACCAGAAGTTCCCGGTGTTCCTGCTGGGCGAAAGCGCCTCGCGCCGCTCCGCCGTTCTCTCCATCGGGCAGGAAGCGAGCTATATCCGCGACATGCTGATGATCCATCGCGAGCGCTGCACCCGCGACAACGCCGTGGTCCGCAACGGCGAGCGGGAGCTCGTCGCGCTGCGGGAACGGTTCGAGAGCCTCGAAGAGATCGGCGCTTTGAAAACCCGGCTGAGCACCCTTCGCGGCAAGGCGCAGGAGATCGCGTCCGCCTCGGAGGCCCTGAGGACCCGGCAGGATCACGCGGCCCGGCTCACAGGCCTGGTGCGGCAGCTCGATGCCGCCCGGGCGCGTCTTTCGGCGACCGATGCTCTACCGCAGGCGGAGCGTGCCGCCGAGCTGGCGCGCCGGGTCGGGCAGGCGCGCGAGCGCGAGCGCATCGGCCGCCGGGTCCTCGAACTCGGCAGGGAGCTTTCCTCGGGCAGGCAGCGCCTTCATGCGCTTCGGTCGCTGCCCGACGCGGCGCCGGTTCTTGAAGACCCGTCGGGGGCGCAAGCCATGGCCAAGCGCATCGCCGATCTGCGGAGCGCCGCCCTGATCGCGAAAAGCCGCGTGGCGCAGATCGACGAGGGCCTGACATCCGTCCAGGCCGAAATGGCGCGTTTCGTCGCGGAGACCGGCGGGCTTTGCCCGACCTGCGGATCGCCCGTGAGCGCGGAGAACCTCCTGGACCATCACGCCCATTCCTCTCATTCCTCGCCGTCGGAGCGGCTGATCGCATGA
- a CDS encoding metallophosphoesterase — translation MILSGNRLPPLSCSGLLVIGDPHVGSRRPGRRKDAVWPQALLAKLERCVAIANERGLAPVILGDLFDRPVEPDEALKSQLIRTLKSFRHRPLVNVGNHDIQHTMLTDGDTLALLGLCDVVDVVSASGPVTEFHIGTRRVGVGMTPYGQAIPTDLRGSFSDVDLNAWFTHHDIAFDGGYPGAVPPFAVEGCDVLVNGHIHKTQKAVTAGRTRWLNPGNINRQSVDLANHVPRAWILDAGGGLEAQDLPHERDVFDLTGRIVEAADGGMVAREVESAFVTLLQAESSTELKRSGDGSIVRDEVEAKFVQDDTPDAVRAIVRSLLSEAVERHAGS, via the coding sequence ATGATCCTGTCCGGAAACCGCCTGCCCCCTCTCTCCTGCAGCGGCCTTCTCGTGATCGGTGACCCTCACGTGGGGTCGCGGCGCCCTGGACGGCGCAAGGATGCAGTCTGGCCGCAGGCTCTGCTCGCCAAGCTCGAGCGCTGCGTCGCCATCGCCAATGAGCGCGGCCTCGCGCCGGTGATCCTCGGCGACCTGTTCGACCGACCCGTGGAGCCGGACGAGGCGCTGAAGAGCCAGCTCATCCGCACGCTCAAGAGCTTCCGCCACCGTCCGCTCGTGAATGTGGGCAATCACGATATCCAGCACACGATGCTGACCGATGGCGACACGCTGGCGCTGCTCGGCCTATGCGACGTGGTGGACGTGGTCTCGGCATCCGGTCCGGTGACCGAGTTTCACATCGGGACGCGGCGCGTGGGCGTCGGCATGACGCCCTACGGTCAGGCGATCCCGACCGATCTGCGCGGCTCCTTCTCGGACGTCGATCTCAACGCCTGGTTCACGCATCACGACATCGCCTTCGACGGCGGCTATCCGGGCGCAGTGCCGCCCTTCGCGGTCGAGGGCTGCGACGTGCTCGTCAACGGGCACATTCACAAGACCCAGAAGGCCGTGACGGCCGGGCGCACCCGCTGGCTCAACCCGGGCAACATCAACCGCCAGTCGGTGGATCTGGCGAACCATGTTCCCCGTGCCTGGATTCTCGACGCGGGTGGCGGGCTCGAGGCGCAGGATCTGCCGCATGAGCGCGACGTGTTCGATCTCACGGGGCGGATCGTGGAGGCGGCCGACGGCGGCATGGTGGCGCGCGAGGTGGAGAGCGCCTTCGTCACGCTGCTCCAGGCCGAATCCTCGACCGAGCTGAAACGCAGCGGCGACGGCTCCATCGTTCGCGACGAGGTCGAGGCGAAATTCGTGCAGGACGACACGCCGGATGCCGTGCGCGCGATCGTGCGCTCGCTCCTGAGCGAGGCCGTGGAACGGCACGCGGGGTCTTAA
- a CDS encoding trna delta -isopentenylpyrophosphate transferase translates to MNTADKKIAEVLAKFDEPIAGNVWRVQGTAVIYHKTLERIAAQARINFDEPKIIRAERDEAVIQVTGRMGERVEWSIGEALVGVNYRVSGKQAAYVYAMAEKRAKDRVILKLIELHGFVYSEEEADEFKQSRPGSAEQAVEVERAEPETTKVEVTADGRSEDELKQKIKKAKTINAVTDLMLHADTQKLLSAMPEGIRDEIRDFAKARLVELGWPTKKAAA, encoded by the coding sequence ATGAATACAGCAGACAAGAAAATCGCCGAGGTGCTTGCAAAATTCGATGAGCCGATCGCCGGCAATGTCTGGCGCGTCCAGGGCACGGCGGTCATCTATCACAAGACGCTCGAGCGCATCGCCGCCCAGGCCAGGATCAACTTCGACGAGCCGAAGATCATCCGGGCCGAACGCGACGAGGCTGTCATTCAGGTGACGGGCCGCATGGGCGAACGCGTGGAATGGTCGATCGGCGAGGCTCTGGTGGGCGTGAACTATCGCGTATCAGGCAAGCAGGCGGCCTATGTCTATGCCATGGCCGAGAAGCGCGCGAAGGACCGCGTCATCCTCAAGCTCATCGAGCTCCACGGCTTCGTCTATTCAGAGGAAGAGGCCGACGAGTTCAAGCAGAGCCGTCCCGGCTCTGCCGAGCAGGCGGTGGAAGTCGAGCGCGCCGAGCCCGAGACGACGAAGGTCGAGGTGACGGCCGACGGCCGCAGCGAAGACGAATTGAAGCAGAAGATCAAGAAGGCCAAGACCATCAACGCCGTCACGGACCTTATGCTTCATGCCGACACGCAGAAGCTGCTCTCGGCAATGCCGGAAGGCATTCGCGACGAGATCCGCGATTTCGCCAAGGCGCGTCTCGTGGAGCTCGGGTGGCCGACCAAGAAGGCGGCCGCCTAA